One Chitinispirillum alkaliphilum genomic window carries:
- a CDS encoding 23S rRNA m(2)G2445 methyltransferase, translating to MQKSSILITVPKGLCGFLRTEVESLGYAVRSVSSTSLETEGSRDDAMRLNLHIRTGHHVLFEIARFRCSNADELYEKVNSIPWETMLSADGYFSVVSNVVNPTIRDNRYVNVRCKDAVVDRINVRKGRRPDSGPDRSRAVISVFWREDRCRVYLDTSGESLSKRGYRKIPLTAPMQETLASGVVYASQCKDGEHFVNPMCGSGTISIEAALIKSGRVPGLTRSNFGFYHFLGFDMRSWDRMKQEARMSVRKNIDKKIIASDINEKAVDAAFRNASTAGVSNLIEFETGDLSQTTVPQSPGVIVVNPEYGIRMGEEARLAQSYRDIGNFFKRNCKGYRGYIFTANSKLAGQVGLKSKRKIVFYTGKVEARLYQYDLY from the coding sequence ATGCAAAAGTCGAGTATACTTATTACTGTTCCCAAAGGGCTCTGTGGTTTTCTGCGCACGGAGGTAGAATCTTTAGGTTATGCAGTTCGTTCTGTTTCGTCTACAAGTCTTGAAACAGAGGGTAGTCGTGATGATGCGATGCGTCTTAATCTTCACATTAGAACAGGGCACCATGTACTGTTTGAAATTGCAAGGTTTAGATGCAGCAATGCTGATGAACTTTACGAAAAAGTCAACTCCATCCCGTGGGAAACCATGCTGTCAGCTGATGGATATTTTAGCGTTGTTTCAAATGTGGTAAATCCCACCATTCGTGATAACCGTTATGTTAATGTTAGATGTAAAGATGCAGTGGTGGACAGGATAAATGTAAGAAAGGGCAGACGCCCCGATTCCGGACCCGACAGAAGCAGGGCAGTGATAAGTGTATTCTGGAGAGAGGATCGTTGCAGGGTATATTTAGACACCTCCGGAGAATCATTATCCAAACGTGGCTACCGGAAAATCCCCTTAACCGCACCTATGCAGGAAACTCTGGCATCGGGGGTCGTTTATGCCTCACAGTGTAAGGACGGAGAACATTTTGTAAACCCCATGTGTGGCAGTGGAACCATATCTATTGAGGCTGCGCTGATAAAAAGTGGCAGGGTACCTGGTTTGACAAGAAGTAATTTTGGTTTTTATCATTTTCTGGGTTTTGATATGAGATCCTGGGACAGAATGAAACAGGAAGCCCGGATGTCAGTGAGAAAAAATATCGACAAAAAAATAATCGCTTCAGATATAAATGAAAAAGCTGTTGATGCTGCTTTCAGGAATGCATCGACTGCCGGTGTTTCTAATCTCATAGAGTTTGAAACCGGGGATTTATCCCAAACTACAGTACCGCAATCTCCCGGTGTCATTGTGGTAAATCCCGAATACGGGATAAGAATGGGAGAGGAAGCTCGCCTGGCTCAATCCTACAGAGATATCGGGAATTTCTTCAAGCGTAACTGTAAGGGCTACAGAGGCTACATTTTCACTGCTAACTCAAAGCTTGCCGGACAGGTTGGGCTTAAATCAAAAAGAAAAATAGTGTTCTACACAGGTAAAGTAGAAGCACGTCTTTACCAATATGATCTTTATTGA
- a CDS encoding Protein-L-isoaspartate O-methyltransferase, translating into MKFLTTLSVFVVSALSFLEANDGKVVTYLQNSAIPVSSATDLTPLIERIGESRYVLLGESSHGTHEYYIWRKRISKRLIEEKNFSFIAVEGDWSSAYELNKYVKNQPGAAANAREAVHAFKRWPQWMWANEETIALVEWLREYNSDKPEDQKVGFYGIDLYAFDESMDEVISYLQNIDVEKAQLATQAYSCLSPFRENMHDYVRAVFSGMDDCAQRAESVVELLHSLAPEDRCQYHFNALQNALVVRNAERHFRAMASRDQTSWNHRVDNFKQTVEKLMQYYGAESRGIVWAHNTHVGDARATSMIHQGMENIGKMLREKHEEENVFIVGFSTNRGEVVAGTQWGSPMQIMQIPQGAEGSAEDLFLESGFEKALFLFDENTPEPLFNGIGHRAKGVVYNPAQEHGNYVPTILPRRYDAFFFIKETSALKALQ; encoded by the coding sequence ATGAAATTTCTCACAACACTCTCAGTATTTGTCGTAAGCGCACTTAGCTTTCTTGAGGCAAACGATGGCAAAGTTGTAACCTATCTGCAGAACTCGGCTATTCCTGTCAGCAGTGCCACCGACCTTACCCCGCTTATTGAGAGGATTGGTGAATCTCGCTATGTACTTCTTGGAGAATCATCCCACGGGACACATGAATACTATATTTGGCGTAAACGGATCAGCAAACGCCTGATCGAAGAGAAGAATTTCTCATTCATTGCAGTTGAAGGAGACTGGAGTTCTGCATACGAGCTTAACAAATATGTAAAAAACCAGCCCGGAGCTGCTGCGAATGCAAGAGAAGCTGTACATGCTTTCAAACGATGGCCTCAGTGGATGTGGGCAAATGAAGAAACCATCGCTCTTGTTGAATGGTTAAGGGAATACAACTCAGACAAACCAGAAGATCAGAAGGTAGGGTTTTATGGAATCGATCTTTATGCGTTCGATGAATCGATGGATGAGGTAATATCCTATCTGCAAAATATTGATGTGGAAAAGGCGCAATTGGCAACTCAGGCATACTCATGCCTCTCCCCATTCAGAGAGAATATGCATGATTACGTCAGAGCGGTTTTTAGCGGAATGGATGATTGCGCACAGAGAGCTGAATCGGTTGTTGAACTTCTGCATTCACTCGCACCGGAAGACAGATGCCAATACCATTTCAATGCGCTGCAAAATGCCTTGGTGGTTCGAAATGCAGAAAGACATTTCCGTGCGATGGCTTCAAGAGATCAGACTTCATGGAATCATCGGGTTGACAATTTCAAACAAACAGTTGAAAAACTGATGCAGTACTACGGTGCTGAAAGCAGGGGGATTGTATGGGCTCACAACACTCATGTTGGTGATGCAAGGGCGACATCAATGATTCATCAGGGGATGGAGAACATAGGTAAAATGCTGCGAGAAAAACATGAGGAAGAAAATGTTTTCATAGTGGGCTTTTCAACTAACAGAGGAGAGGTTGTAGCAGGAACTCAATGGGGTTCACCAATGCAGATAATGCAGATTCCACAGGGCGCGGAGGGTAGCGCAGAAGATTTGTTTCTCGAAAGCGGTTTTGAAAAGGCTCTGTTCCTGTTTGACGAAAACACACCAGAGCCTTTATTTAACGGAATAGGCCACCGCGCAAAAGGGGTTGTGTATAACCCGGCTCAGGAGCATGGCAATTATGTTCCAACAATTCTTCCCAGACGGTATGATGCGTTCTTTTTTATAAAGGAAACATCAGCTCTGAAGGCGCTTCAGTAA
- a CDS encoding polyprenyl synthetase, which yields MDELKQYIKSISEKTDATLGQLLPGDTLYPQSIHELMRYSCFAGGKRVRPCLVIAAYEACGGSTENEESAYKAAAAIEMLHTFSLIHDDLPCMDDDDFRRGKKTAHKAFNEALAVLGGDALCILAFEILAQIGRVDLIREIATALGTKGMIGGQVVDIESEGKTVDKEIVEYIHNNKTAALIRASITSGALIAGANAEELKRLSSYGTHVGLAFQVVDDILDEESTTEQLGKDAGSDRARGKATFPAVIGIENSKLYAKELIDNAWKDIEFLGEKGKHLRELAEYIRIRIF from the coding sequence ATGGATGAACTCAAGCAGTACATTAAGTCGATAAGTGAGAAAACTGATGCAACACTCGGACAACTACTGCCCGGCGATACATTGTATCCACAGTCAATTCATGAGCTGATGCGCTACAGCTGTTTTGCCGGGGGCAAGCGTGTGCGCCCATGTCTGGTCATTGCAGCCTACGAAGCTTGTGGTGGAAGCACAGAGAATGAAGAGAGTGCGTATAAGGCTGCTGCAGCTATAGAAATGCTTCACACCTTCTCTCTGATCCATGATGACCTTCCCTGTATGGATGATGATGATTTCAGACGGGGAAAAAAAACTGCTCACAAAGCATTCAACGAAGCACTTGCTGTACTTGGAGGGGATGCACTCTGCATACTGGCTTTTGAAATCCTGGCACAAATCGGAAGAGTCGACCTTATTCGGGAAATAGCCACAGCTCTCGGAACCAAGGGGATGATCGGAGGACAGGTCGTAGATATAGAGTCTGAAGGCAAAACCGTTGACAAAGAGATTGTGGAATATATCCATAACAATAAGACTGCGGCACTGATCAGAGCCTCTATTACTTCAGGGGCCCTTATTGCAGGAGCTAATGCTGAAGAGTTGAAGAGACTCTCATCATACGGTACACATGTCGGACTTGCCTTCCAGGTTGTGGATGATATTCTGGATGAGGAGAGCACAACCGAGCAGCTTGGAAAAGATGCAGGAAGCGACAGAGCAAGAGGCAAAGCAACCTTTCCTGCTGTAATTGGAATTGAAAATTCAAAACTCTACGCTAAAGAACTCATAGATAATGCATGGAAAGATATTGAATTTCTGGGAGAAAAGGGAAAGCACCTCAGAGAACTTGCCGAATATATCAGAATAAGGATATTCTGA
- a CDS encoding exodeoxyribonuclease VII small subunit, producing MPKSTKTKKSFEESLYELENIIDELEKDDLTLDRALGHFEKGIGLMRHCDSHLKSARGKLKELLKGENGDIVTKILGETLESFIDKENADG from the coding sequence ATGCCCAAAAGCACAAAAACAAAAAAATCATTTGAAGAATCTCTTTACGAGCTTGAAAATATTATCGATGAATTAGAGAAGGATGACTTGACTCTTGATAGAGCGCTTGGACATTTTGAGAAGGGAATCGGGCTGATGCGTCATTGCGATTCTCACCTCAAAAGTGCCCGAGGGAAACTTAAAGAGCTTCTTAAAGGTGAGAACGGCGATATAGTCACTAAAATTCTGGGTGAAACCCTGGAATCTTTCATTGATAAGGAAAATGCAGATGGATGA
- a CDS encoding exodeoxyribonuclease VII large subunit, giving the protein MISDFGFLPPSEANQPYTVSEINAGIANLIESASNLVWVEGEISNWKKASSGHCYLRLKDEQSQIPAVIWRETASQLDFNPKDGVAVFAIGSIKVYQKGGYYQLTIHKLIPAGKGALFQAFEQLKEKLAAEGLFDHSKKKPLPDSISSVGVITSKQGAAIRDIVRVIADRSPQTDIILTDVAVQGAKAPADIVNAIEMMNDHTQTDCIIVGRGGGSIEDLWAFNDENVARAIFNSSIPVISAVGHETDFTISDFVADYRAATPSAAAEIAVSDCKEDLRYFEVCSQRFVNSFTSFFASSVQRYNRACSSRSLRTPLRIVEEAAQSYDEAQEKCYKALHANLHIMRNRLEYAGGRLQSLSPLSVLQRGYSVTVNSKGKTVRNSKELKSGEKVQIRFSQGSADAIINQVLPPEQ; this is encoded by the coding sequence ATGATTTCAGATTTCGGATTTCTCCCCCCTTCTGAAGCAAACCAACCTTATACAGTTTCCGAGATAAACGCCGGTATCGCTAACCTGATTGAATCTGCATCTAATCTGGTGTGGGTGGAGGGTGAGATTTCAAACTGGAAAAAGGCATCAAGCGGACACTGTTACCTGAGGCTTAAGGATGAACAGAGCCAGATTCCTGCGGTTATCTGGCGCGAAACTGCTTCGCAATTGGATTTTAACCCCAAAGACGGGGTGGCGGTATTTGCAATCGGATCCATAAAGGTTTATCAAAAAGGGGGATATTATCAGCTCACGATTCACAAGCTGATTCCTGCAGGTAAAGGGGCTTTGTTCCAGGCCTTTGAGCAGCTTAAAGAAAAACTGGCTGCAGAGGGGCTTTTTGATCACAGCAAAAAGAAACCACTCCCCGACTCCATTTCTTCAGTGGGAGTTATCACCAGCAAGCAGGGTGCAGCGATAAGAGATATCGTAAGAGTGATAGCAGACCGATCCCCGCAAACAGATATAATCCTCACCGATGTAGCGGTTCAGGGTGCGAAGGCACCGGCGGACATAGTCAATGCGATAGAGATGATGAACGATCACACGCAAACCGACTGCATTATTGTAGGAAGAGGAGGCGGATCGATTGAGGATCTCTGGGCTTTCAATGATGAAAATGTAGCCCGTGCGATTTTCAACTCAAGCATACCGGTAATAAGCGCCGTTGGACATGAAACGGATTTTACCATTTCAGATTTCGTTGCCGATTACAGGGCAGCCACCCCTTCCGCTGCTGCAGAAATCGCAGTGTCTGACTGTAAAGAGGATTTGCGGTATTTTGAAGTGTGCTCACAAAGATTTGTCAACAGCTTTACAAGCTTTTTCGCCTCTTCGGTTCAAAGATACAACAGAGCATGCTCATCCCGTTCACTTAGGACACCACTGCGCATTGTTGAAGAAGCAGCTCAGAGCTATGATGAAGCACAGGAGAAATGCTATAAGGCACTTCATGCCAACCTCCACATAATGCGTAACCGTCTTGAGTATGCTGGTGGCCGGCTTCAGTCACTAAGTCCGCTCTCTGTTCTACAGCGCGGATACAGTGTAACAGTCAACAGCAAAGGTAAAACTGTCAGGAACAGCAAAGAATTAAAGAGCGGAGAAAAAGTACAGATACGTTTCAGTCAGGGATCTGCGGATGCAATTATAAATCAAGTTTTACCCCCTGAACAGTGA
- a CDS encoding Phosphoesterase, translating into MKILFIGDIFGNPGRRALAEKLSSLVDEHKADVCIGNGENSAGGRGMTGNLFKKLRKYGLQVVTGGNHSFSIADNDTSFMDHPSVLRPLNYPPGNVGRGSTVFTLNDGRKIGVVNLQGRTFFHETLDCPFRTGIEAIRELKKETPVVFVDFHGEASSEKIAFAFYVDGLASAVVGTHTHVQTADERVLPDGTAFITDVGMTGPENSCIGMKPKGVIKRFLLQTHVRFEPSEESPMINGVVIEADDVTGKAKSIYRIFERVKLS; encoded by the coding sequence ATGAAAATACTTTTTATTGGTGACATTTTTGGAAATCCCGGAAGGAGAGCTTTGGCTGAGAAGCTCTCCTCGCTTGTTGATGAACACAAAGCGGATGTGTGTATCGGTAATGGCGAAAACTCCGCGGGCGGACGCGGGATGACCGGGAATCTTTTCAAAAAACTTAGAAAATATGGGTTACAGGTGGTGACCGGCGGGAACCACTCCTTCTCGATTGCCGACAACGACACTTCCTTTATGGATCATCCATCTGTCCTGAGGCCACTCAATTATCCGCCCGGTAATGTAGGGAGAGGATCCACCGTTTTCACCCTTAATGATGGTAGAAAAATTGGTGTGGTGAATCTTCAGGGACGCACATTTTTTCATGAAACACTTGATTGTCCATTTCGTACTGGAATAGAGGCTATAAGAGAACTCAAAAAAGAAACTCCGGTGGTATTTGTGGATTTTCACGGCGAGGCATCAAGTGAAAAAATTGCATTTGCCTTCTATGTTGATGGTCTGGCAAGTGCTGTGGTGGGAACTCACACCCATGTTCAGACAGCCGATGAGCGTGTACTTCCAGACGGAACCGCATTTATCACGGATGTGGGAATGACCGGGCCTGAAAACTCCTGCATAGGGATGAAACCCAAAGGAGTGATAAAGAGATTTCTCCTCCAGACACATGTGAGATTTGAGCCTTCTGAAGAATCTCCCATGATCAATGGCGTTGTGATAGAAGCAGATGATGTCACTGGTAAAGCTAAATCTATTTACAGAATATTTGAGCGGGTTAAACTTTCATGA
- a CDS encoding Hydrolase (HAD superfamily): protein MAQQYLVFIIIIGAVAFPLGFIGGFFWRNLADRKYKRLQEEEAKREAERILKEAKNEAEILKKSAILEAKDEWFKAKSEFEKESSKIRESIRQNQQSIKERELEVSGREDLIVKRESEFTARESFLNSKEKTLRTKDNELSRLISLENEKLEKISHMTQEDAKKLLLENLEGQVRYECAQMIKEIKDQAKAEAEKEAKEVVIQSIQRCAADTTVESTVSVVHLPSDEMKGRIIGREGRNIRSFEEATGIDVIVDDTPEAVILSGFDPIRREVARLALEKLITDGRIHPGRIEELIKKSEKELQKIMKEAAEEVIFELDVHGLKPKLVDMLGRLKYRTSYGQNVLQHSMEVAVLAGLMATELGLDPKIATRAGLLHDIGKAIDRETEGTHSELGAELAAKNGENNIITNAIAAHHEDVTPISMYPVLIQAADTISSTRPGVRRETLSNYINRLTKLEEIADSFRGVQKAFVIQAGREIRVMVEPEVINDAQSEELAGQIAQKIQEEMEYPGQIKVTIVRESRYTEYAR, encoded by the coding sequence CCAACAATACTTGGTTTTTATAATTATTATCGGAGCGGTTGCTTTCCCCTTAGGCTTTATCGGGGGCTTTTTCTGGCGTAATTTAGCAGATCGTAAATACAAAAGACTTCAGGAAGAAGAGGCAAAACGCGAAGCCGAGAGGATACTTAAAGAAGCAAAAAACGAAGCTGAAATACTGAAAAAATCAGCAATACTGGAAGCCAAAGATGAGTGGTTCAAAGCAAAGTCTGAATTTGAAAAGGAATCATCCAAAATACGGGAATCGATTCGTCAGAACCAGCAGAGTATAAAGGAAAGGGAGCTTGAGGTATCGGGGCGCGAAGACCTGATAGTCAAAAGGGAAAGTGAGTTCACTGCCAGAGAAAGTTTTCTCAACTCCAAAGAGAAGACTCTCCGGACAAAAGACAACGAATTGTCCCGCCTTATTTCACTTGAAAACGAAAAACTGGAAAAAATCTCTCATATGACCCAGGAAGATGCCAAGAAACTTCTTCTGGAAAACCTTGAGGGTCAGGTGCGATATGAATGTGCACAGATGATTAAGGAAATTAAGGATCAGGCCAAAGCTGAAGCCGAAAAAGAGGCCAAAGAGGTCGTTATTCAGTCTATTCAGCGCTGCGCTGCCGATACCACTGTTGAATCTACAGTTTCAGTCGTTCACCTGCCAAGTGATGAAATGAAAGGCAGAATCATTGGTCGTGAAGGTAGAAATATCCGCTCCTTTGAAGAAGCTACCGGCATCGATGTGATTGTGGATGATACACCTGAAGCGGTGATCCTTTCCGGCTTTGATCCGATAAGAAGAGAAGTTGCAAGACTGGCTCTGGAGAAGCTTATCACCGATGGGCGTATTCACCCCGGACGCATAGAAGAGCTGATCAAAAAGAGTGAAAAAGAGCTCCAAAAAATCATGAAAGAAGCTGCAGAAGAGGTGATTTTTGAGCTGGATGTCCATGGACTTAAGCCAAAGCTGGTTGATATGCTTGGCAGGCTAAAATACAGAACATCGTATGGGCAGAATGTACTCCAGCACAGCATGGAAGTTGCAGTTCTGGCGGGCCTTATGGCAACTGAACTGGGACTCGATCCCAAAATCGCAACCCGCGCCGGATTGCTCCATGATATTGGAAAAGCCATTGACAGGGAAACAGAAGGTACTCACTCTGAACTTGGCGCTGAACTTGCAGCCAAAAACGGTGAGAACAATATTATCACCAATGCTATCGCAGCACACCACGAGGATGTTACACCCATTTCAATGTATCCGGTTTTGATACAGGCTGCCGATACAATCTCAAGCACAAGGCCTGGTGTACGCAGAGAGACTCTCTCAAACTACATCAACAGACTTACAAAACTGGAAGAAATCGCTGATTCATTCCGTGGAGTTCAGAAGGCTTTTGTGATTCAGGCTGGCAGGGAAATAAGGGTCATGGTTGAACCTGAGGTAATTAACGACGCACAGTCTGAAGAGCTGGCAGGACAGATTGCACAGAAAATTCAGGAAGAGATGGAATACCCAGGACAGATAAAAGTTACAATCGTTCGCGAAAGCAGATACACTGAATACGCAAGATAG